In one window of Paenarthrobacter nicotinovorans DNA:
- a CDS encoding alpha/beta hydrolase — MTVSAIGAVVALGLATTSVVNVVASNSESSRIESYGQRVEVDGRKINVLVTGSGIKDVVLLPGFGTSSPVLDFAPLVRDLSKDHRVIVVEPLGYGLSDGTDRDRTTENIVQEVHGALQALNVNRYILMGHSIAGLYGIDYANRYPEEVSAFVGIDTSVPGQPGMDTEFPTGLMSVAKNLGLLRLITAVTSSDDNPVYTEYAREQMQMLTNRNSMSPTYLNEMEHIGSNFQRALGTGFPKDLPLLLFAVAENKQNPEWLELHRRQAASVTDGTVVPIPGEHYLHHTHAGELADGMRAWEVGRG, encoded by the coding sequence GTGACAGTCTCTGCGATTGGAGCCGTGGTGGCGCTGGGGTTGGCGACCACCAGCGTGGTGAACGTAGTGGCGAGCAATTCCGAGAGCAGCAGGATTGAATCCTATGGTCAGCGGGTGGAGGTGGACGGCAGGAAGATCAACGTCCTGGTGACCGGCAGCGGCATCAAGGACGTCGTCCTGTTACCGGGCTTTGGGACGTCGTCGCCGGTGCTGGACTTCGCACCTCTGGTCCGCGATCTTTCCAAGGACCACCGGGTGATTGTGGTGGAGCCGTTGGGCTACGGATTGAGTGATGGCACTGACCGGGACCGGACTACCGAAAACATCGTGCAGGAAGTTCATGGGGCCCTCCAGGCTCTCAACGTCAATCGCTACATCCTGATGGGGCACTCCATCGCCGGTCTCTACGGCATCGACTACGCCAACCGTTACCCGGAGGAAGTCAGCGCCTTTGTCGGCATTGACACTTCCGTCCCGGGGCAACCAGGCATGGATACAGAGTTCCCTACAGGCCTGATGTCTGTCGCGAAAAACCTTGGCCTGCTCCGGCTCATCACAGCTGTGACCAGCTCCGACGACAACCCCGTTTATACCGAATACGCGCGTGAGCAGATGCAGATGCTCACCAACCGGAATTCGATGTCGCCCACGTACCTCAACGAGATGGAGCACATAGGCTCGAACTTCCAGCGCGCCCTGGGAACCGGCTTCCCGAAGGATCTGCCGCTGCTGCTGTTCGCGGTTGCGGAGAACAAACAGAACCCGGAGTGGCTCGAGCTGCACCGGCGCCAGGCCGCCAGCGTCACCGACGGCACCGTGGTGCCCATCCCCGGCGAGCACTACCTCCACCACACGCACGCGGGAGAGCTCGCGGATGGAATGCGGGCCTGGGAGGTCGGGCGGGGTTAG
- a CDS encoding SGNH/GDSL hydrolase family protein, producing MAKYGPTTSALQDALGRIYTGASDVNILIISDSTVAQGATTTWGMGLPAELAALFPTHNIVTRWYRDGSVAYNNPVTITGTGARNINLWMGSVAGKDSAYPVTGYATLVTPANADVIIFSHGHNELSTDTLRQMRDRYVQNLETIRTWAPSASVVLMSQNPGSSASAQKSGVRVDMYRRIAAERGYAFIDAHMVVLRDGRDVNTVLVQGDGLHPTAAGHLVWLAEVMRHFQNTTVGQPATSTTPSLYTSRRNMLTNGDLTDTSVPGGFVLAGWYGKNVTHSQSTAIKKSKRYSYKVAKTAAHASAKLFQTIPPALVAGKDVTVAVRMDIPSGKPATAGRVSVVDTVSALMNSTEYRPIYDQWHWKIVTTTVAAASTGLTVNPFTDPNGTASLEEVDVDRIVVTQGSFPNDVY from the coding sequence GTGGCGAAGTACGGCCCGACCACCTCCGCGCTCCAGGATGCATTGGGTCGCATCTACACGGGTGCCAGCGATGTCAATATCCTGATCATCTCGGATTCAACCGTGGCCCAAGGCGCAACCACGACGTGGGGCATGGGCCTACCAGCAGAGTTGGCGGCGCTGTTTCCTACGCACAACATCGTGACGCGCTGGTACCGCGACGGGAGCGTTGCCTACAACAACCCTGTCACCATCACCGGTACAGGTGCGCGCAACATCAACCTGTGGATGGGTTCTGTTGCTGGCAAGGATTCTGCCTACCCGGTTACCGGCTACGCCACGCTGGTCACCCCGGCAAACGCGGACGTCATCATCTTTTCCCACGGCCACAACGAGCTCTCGACAGACACGTTACGGCAGATGCGGGACCGGTACGTCCAGAACCTCGAAACCATCCGAACTTGGGCTCCGTCCGCGTCAGTCGTCCTTATGTCTCAGAACCCGGGCAGCAGCGCATCCGCGCAGAAGTCCGGCGTCCGTGTAGACATGTACCGCAGGATCGCCGCCGAACGCGGCTACGCGTTCATTGATGCGCACATGGTGGTCCTCCGCGATGGGCGGGACGTCAACACCGTTCTTGTTCAGGGTGACGGCTTGCACCCCACGGCGGCTGGCCATCTCGTGTGGCTTGCCGAGGTTATGCGGCACTTCCAGAACACCACAGTGGGGCAGCCAGCCACCTCCACGACACCTAGCCTCTACACGTCCCGTCGCAACATGCTCACCAATGGGGACTTGACGGACACCAGCGTGCCAGGCGGGTTCGTCCTGGCCGGATGGTACGGAAAGAACGTGACCCACTCGCAGTCCACGGCCATAAAGAAATCCAAGAGATACAGCTACAAGGTGGCAAAGACGGCTGCCCACGCTTCCGCGAAGCTGTTCCAGACCATCCCGCCCGCGCTCGTCGCTGGCAAGGACGTGACGGTGGCGGTCCGCATGGACATCCCATCAGGCAAGCCAGCAACAGCAGGGCGGGTGTCCGTGGTTGACACCGTCTCGGCCCTGATGAACTCGACAGAGTACCGGCCGATTTATGATCAGTGGCATTGGAAGATCGTCACGACCACTGTTGCCGCAGCATCAACAGGGCTCACCGTGAACCCGTTCACCGACCCCAACGGAACCGCGAGCCTGGAAGAGGTCGACGTCGACAGGATCGTGGTCACACAGGGAAGCTTCCCCAATGACGTCTACTAA